In one window of Miscanthus floridulus cultivar M001 chromosome 12, ASM1932011v1, whole genome shotgun sequence DNA:
- the LOC136495462 gene encoding uncharacterized protein yields the protein MTENAFDPLPVSSSVPFPMCWCGDPCKVAKSDEDDTYRQRYWMCANFAFEPTLRQRHINKMTPPPLCDFEQWIDTEIKPEDKEWMQELLRWEAEDKEMMEKRRREEALEKEHKEEDERRRVAAYREERERKLERAL from the exons atgaccgaaaatgccttcgacccattgcctgtGTCTAGTAGTGTTCCATTTCCCATGTGCTGgtgcggtgatccttgcaaggtagccaagtccgatgaagatgaCACGTATagacagaggtattggatgtgtgctaattttgcgtttgagcctacacttcgtcagcgccacattaacaagatg acccctccgccgctctgtgattttgagcagtggatcgacactgagatcaaaccggaagacaaggagtggatgcaggaactgttacggtgggaggcagaggacaaggagatgatggagaagagacgtagagaggaggctctagaaaaggagcacaaggaagaggatgaAAGGagacgtgttgctgcgtacagagaggagagggagaggaagcttgagcgtgcgctctga